Within Sphaerodactylus townsendi isolate TG3544 linkage group LG05, MPM_Stown_v2.3, whole genome shotgun sequence, the genomic segment gaagGATTTGGCATCTTggtctaaatcagtgatggcgaacctatggcacttggagccctctctgtgggcacacgcacacagagttcaccatgtgaggggtggaaaattacacacacacacacatatctagactgacctgggccactgagcacaatgtgcgcacaccgcagtgagcaggaaggactcggctggcgggcctggtgcctgggggggtggggagtgaagaggaggcagagatgctagagaggcacagagcggtgcgcgggggacctgctggaggctagagcaggctggcccctgcttgagcgggtgggatggaggaagagggagccaactgtttttttctaaacttaaacctcagcattcaggttaaattgtcgggttggcactttgcgagaaataagtggggtttgggttgcaatttgggcactcggtctcaaaaaggttcgtcatcactggtctagatgctGAAGCCTCCTCCCTTTCTGGAGGCCGCTGGCTGGCCCAGGACCCCCAAACTTCCCCTGCCAGAGGAAGGGGGTTCAGCCTCCAAGTGGGTCCTCAGCGGCTGCCTTCTGCTTGCAGGGAGGAAATGTACTACAAGGCTGTCCACAACACGGCCGTGCTCTTCCTGCAAAACAACCCCGGCTTTGCCAAGTGGGAGCCCACCGCAGAGCGCCTGCAGGAGCTGGTGGCGGCCTTCAAGCACTCGGGACGGGCCGTGGCTGCCTCgtcttcgtcctcctcctccgggtCCGCTCCGGACAGCGACCGAGAGACCGTTCGGGAGCAGAGCACCAGCCGCGAGACCACGCCCAATTAGCAGTCGGACTGGAGAGATGGCGGTTGGCGCAGCggccccttgctgcctgcccCATTCTGCAAGCCCTTTGTGGAGAACATTGGGGAGCGCCCACCGGAGACGGAGCCCGTGCCTGCCGCTCCCTCCCCAGAGGACCTGACAAGAGCCCTGGTGCTGACAGCAGCCTGAGCGAGGGGCCAGGTGGGCGGAGCGAGGCCCAAGGAGTCGGGAGGGGGCCAAGGCCTGGCTCGGCACTGCAACGGGATCCGGGACCTCtttggccgggggggtgggggtgggggtggggagagcagtcTGCGCTGGGCTCTCCGGTGTCTCCAGCCCAGCGTTGTGCATAGTGTAAATACGTGTCAGTGTGACAACTCCGCTCTGTGCAGCCCGTCCTGTTGCCTTTCTCTCGTTTCTTGCCCAGGCGTGTACCAGTTGTGTGTTCTCACTGATGCCGCTGACTGTGAACCCGCAGAGCGCAGGAGCTCCTTTGTGTGTGTACAGAGGTCTCGgccgccattttgtagttgtcATGATTTCTTCCGGGAGCCCCAGCCCGTCTTGGGGAcccctgggattttttttaaggatttAATTTAACAGCACTAACCATTTTATTACTTCTATCAACAGAGCAAAGTAAAGTCTATTTTTGATTTCATTTCCTAGTTCCTAGGAACATTAAAAACCAGCATTACGTTGCCTCCTGGGCCTCAGTGTGTTTCATCCACACTTTAAACCTGAGGGGACACAAACTAGCTGGAGGCCGAGGGTGGCTGCCGTGatgccctaggacagtggtggtgaacccttggcactccagatgttatggactacaattcccatcagcccctgccagcatggccaattggccacgctggcaggggctgatgggaattgtagtccataacatctggagtgcaaaaggtttgccaccacggccctaggaggaCAAGAGAGTTTCTTCCTGTGTGCCGGGGGCACTCGCGAGAAACAGGCTTATTCTTGTGTATGGATCTGGCCTCCAGCGGGCAGGCCTCCTCTCTGAACGGGGCTGAAATATCGTTCCAGGGACCCTGTTGGGCTGTGCAGCCACGaggcctcctctcctcccttccgCCACAGGCCTGACTTGAGGGATCCCTCTGCTTGGTATGTCTCTAAGTCTGTTAGAGTGcttccctgctgcccccccccccccacacacacactctacacCGGTGCCTAAAGGTGCCtacacctggtaggccactgcgagtagcagagtgctggactagatggactctggtctgatccagcaggctctttttgaTATTCTTAGGTACACTCTGGTAGGGCAGCGTACAGTGCAGGTGTGAAGCTCTTGGCCTCcgggctgctgccgccgccaggGCTTTCCTGCCCTTGGCCAGAGTGAAGTGGCCGTTTCGTTGggatttgggaggaggaggaatcttctGGAAGGCAttactctcccccctccctccctgcgttGCCTACAGAGCTTGTGGTGGGTTACTTAATGGGTCATAACCACCTTGAGGCCAAAGGCACAGAGGGCTTGGAGCTGGGCCTGAACACACCCGACAACAAAATGCCTCCCTGGCAGCTCTTTTGTCCTCGTGGGCCCCAAAGGGAGAAACGAAGCCTCAGTCATCAAAACAAGGACCCTCGGCCAGTCTGCAGTGAGCCTCGGCAAGAAACAGAGTGCAGCGGGACGGGGCCTTTAGCCCCCCTGTCTGTTGTGGCGTGCAGATGTAGTTgatgccctgggggggggggggctagcccTGAACTCGCCTGTCCTGTGCTTCTTCAGGGGcactggaggaaaaaaacagactCTGGGCCCTGATTTTCTGACTTCATTGAAACCTTCCCTTTTGCCCCAGTGGGGACTCACAGCAGCTTCCCTTTAATTCTCACCACAGTTCTCGGAGGGAAGCTGAGTGCAGGGCACACGCCCGGGGTCCCGCAGGGAGCTttcatggaggggtgggggtggggagtcagtGCCTGTCCTCTGCCAGTTCCTCCCCCAGCTCTCCAGGCAGAAATTCCCGTCCCGACCCCCCGTGCCCTCACTTTGCTGTCAGGCAGTGCCTTTTGCCATCGGATGAAATGCCAAGGAGGGGACTGATGATACGTGGAGGGGTGCTGGGGTGACTTCTCCCCCCAATTGATGGGCAGAGCCACAGTTCAGACAAATGCAGAGTTTGCAAAACATGTGACAAGCTGGGGAAAGGGGATCCATCGCCCCCATTAGGACGCTGGGGCCGCTCTCTGGGTCTGCACGGCGCAGTCGTTCAGAGGCGGGCCATGTGCTTTCCCTCTTGGAAGTGACGGGTTTGCCCAGGACCAGGGAAGAGGATGCTGAGCTAAGGTGGCTttggtgccagccacagatgcaggtgaaacgtcaggaacaagaccacggccacgcagcccggaaagcccacaaccaccagtaGCTTTGTGTGTTCCTCAGACAGGCTCCGGCTTCAACCCACTGGACAGCCGGTTaacggggaggggaaggagaggaagctCTGTGGGCACGACTCACCTTGCCCCCAGGGCCAAACGTGTTGTTTCTCAGCGCTGGCGCCCAGGGGCCATTCTCTTTCACAGGCACACCAAAGGAAGTGCCAGCAGCCTGCAGCCCAAAGACAGGACAGGGGGCCCCTGCCTACCACCAAGACTGCTGcagtccaaagaagaagaaatgtccaCGCTAAGGCTGGAGGAGAACAGGCAGGCTGGGTGGTCAGCGTGCGGAAGCTGGAGAGGGCTGCCCCCACACCGAGCCCTGGATCTTTGCTGCCCATCTGTGGAAGTGGTGTTTGCAAGGCTGTGCACTCGCTCGCTGCTCCACTCTGGAGGCTCCAGTTCTTCTGTGTTTAGGAGTGACCCACAAGGAGCTAGAAGGTCGCTGCTTTTTCTTCGCACGTTTTCCTGGGTTTGCAGGAACCAGGGCTCCCACTGTGGCCCCCTTGGGCACTCAGGGGCCCActaagcttttcagaaagtagaCAGGGTGCCTGGAGGCTCAGGAGGACCAGAAGGCACCCAGGATTCCCTCTGTGTgtgatttttccctctttttatcCCCggtccttctctcctcccctttgATTCTTATACAATTCTTTGCAAAGTGAGGAGGGACGCACTGCCTTCGCCTGTTTCCTTCAGCATCAGTGGCTATTGGTTTgattccacctcctgtggcagctattttgagATGGTGCTGACCatacccagcccccccccccccccccccctttcaaaatccATAGAACAGTGGAGCTGGAAGAGAGTCCAAGGAAATCCACAGTGGCCCAGAAGAACCTTCCAGCccccctggccaatctggcttggaagaaaattgcttcctggccccaaagtggcaAACAGCACAACAGTATAGAGAGGGTGGGACAGAGGGTGCTTGTGCCCAGGTGCCTTTGTgattggtcgggggggggggggcgctttggaTGGATTCAGTGCTGCTGTTTAAAGGAGGGAATTGCTGCATGcgggaagtgggggggggtggagttgaGTACGTTTCTCCCTTTTCACAGGCAGGaaacgacaaaccacctccgaaccTCAGAGGATCCTTTACGCAAGGAGGTTGTGGCAGTGCTGCAGAATACACCTGGCGGAGCGGGGCCCTGCTTGCAGAGAAGCGCCAGAGGTTTGCTCCCTGCGCGTCCTCAGTCGTGGGTGAAGCACATCTCCTTCGTCCAAAGTgtcctggggtgttgtgtgacgtcttgcctgcatctgtggctggcatcctctgaagatcatgccggccacagatgcaggcgaaacgtcaggagagaatgccgctagaacacggccagacattGTGGGAAACTGCACAACCCCccggtgattctggccatgaaacccttcgacaatatgCGTGTCAATCCTGTTTGTTTTTGGAGGATCTTGATACTTTTAGCCCAGGTTCCCAGTTTTCTGGCTTGAGGCGGGTGTTAGGGGGTAGGGGGGTGAGGATAATGAAGGGCCAAGGACGTGGGGTGCAAAGGACACGCTTTCTGCCCAGAATTTAAAGCTGCCCGACCCAGAAAGGTGCCCGAGTGCCTCTTGGTGAGCATCCCAAGAGCCTGGATGGATGCACCCCAAAGCCCTCTCTCTCAAGCTCCCGGGAGGCCACAAGAGAGCCCACAAGCAGGCCGTGAAGAGAAGAGCTGGGGCCAGAGGTACACTGCTACTGAACATGGAGGGTTTGTTGTGCCCGTTGCTTCATCTTGGATGAAGTAAGTGACTGTACCCCCTGCGAAGAAGAGCCTCTTTCAGTCCTGGTTCCCTCCCTGGGGGGCTGCTTCGCTAACTCTCTCAGGGCCAAACGAGGAGCCGCCCAGAAGGGGGGTCCCTGGGAGGGAGCCGCAGGTCCGGGAGGCTGAGCTCCTGGCAGCCAGGCGTTCCTACTGAGAGCCCCCCGAGCACACGCTGGTGAGTCGGGGGCAGACCTGAGGACGCCCCGGCCTCGGGCcgcctttcagccccccccccccccgcaacggCTATCGCGTCCCTTGAGCCGGCGACCCTTCTCGGCCGGAAGCTGTCGGAGCACATCGCTGCCCTCGCCTCGGGGGCTTCCTCCGCCCtgtccggagggggggggggcagcccaggCGAGCCCCACCCCGCAGACGGCGAGGCTGAGCAGGGCCGGCCAGGACTTGGGCGGCAGTCCGGGGGGGCAGGCTGGctgatctctccccacccctcggcGGCTGAGCTGGGCTGGCTTCGGCCGCTGAGACGCGAAGGGAGCCgtagcgccccctccccccccccccagcacccagGCAGGGGTTGTGGCGACGGCGTCTCCCGACCGGCCCCCCTCCCGCGGACAGtcggtgcagggggggggggcctcgGGGAGCTGGGCGGGCTTTGGCGCCCCCGGAGCTGCCGGCACGTCCCGCCCGGTCCCGGCGCGCTGCGCGGCTGCGGGGGCGTCCGAGCGCGGCTTCGCCCCCGGGCCAGGGTTGCCGCGGCAACGGCGGTCCGGGCGAGCGGCGGAGGCTGCGGCAAGCTGGACGGCCTCCCGGGAGCAGGTAGGAgcgctggcgggggggggggtaccccacaccccaccccaaagtCTGGGCTATTCGCAGGTGCTGGAACATCCGCTGAACTGGccgagccctccccccccccccccccaaaaaaaaatgcgTGCCATAAGTCAGCCGGGCCAAGATCTGGGTGGCGCTGGACTGCCCGGGCTAAGATGTGGGCGAGCAGAGGCTGAATGGGCAGAGGCCCAGAAGACCCCGGggcccagaggcaggtgggggcgacGGGGGGGGGATCGATTCCCTTTCCTGACACCGCTGGGCTCGTCTCTCCCCCCGGGGGTGCCCAGCGCTGTCTCAGTGGCATGCGAAGCAGCAGGGGAAGATGGCAGGGTGCCAGGCCCAGAGAGCGCTTGCATGCAGCAGGTGACCGTGGACGGGAGGcgcgcacggggggggggggggctcgtggGGGGCATCAGTCTGGGCCACCCAGCACATCTCTCTCCTCTTTGCTCCAAGGGGCGGTGTGGTCCGTCTGGCAGGAGTGCTAGGGACCCCAGGCAAGCTGGGCACAGGACTCGAGTGGGATGTTGGCGCCTGAGCTCTGTTCCCTTCTTTCCCAGCTAGGCCTCCCTCACCCCGCCAGTGCCGCCATGTCCCTCAGCAGGAGCAAGTTGGGGGGATCGCCCCCACCCCGAGTCTTCACCTCCCAGGAGACGGAGTGCAAGATCTGCTACGAGCCCTTCGACAGCCGCGCCCGACGCCCCAAGCTGCTCAGCTGCCAGCACCGgatgtgtgccaggtgtctgcaCAAGATGGCGGACGTGGGCAGGTCTCCCGGGAGCCTCTGCTGCCCTTTCTGCCGCCAGGAGACGCTCCTGCCCGACCGGGAGGTGGGCCGGCTGGAAGACGACGGCCGAGTGCTGGCCCTGCtgagcagctgggagggggcccGCAGGCCGGGATGCCCCCCGCTCTCCCCGGAGGTGCTGCTGTGCCCGGGCAtcctggagccctttggggagggcaagAGCAGCTCCTCCGACTGCCTGGTCATCACTCTCCTGGAGGTGCCCGAGGACCTGGCGGTGCCCGAGGGCGTGGGGCTCCTGGACGTCATGCGGCTCTATCGGCCGCCCAGCCTGGCCTCACTGCCCTGCCACGTCCCCCTGGCCGTGTGCCAAGCTTGCAGCccgtgccctgccctcccccgcttCCTGATGGGGGTCCTCTGCCTGGTCTACTTCAGCTCCCTGCCCCTGGGCATCTACCTGCTCCTGGTGGAGCGCCTCAGCCTGGGCATCGTCTTGGTGAGCCTGGTGCCCGCCACCCTCATCCTCTGCATCTTCTACAGCCTCTGCCAGTGTCTGCGCCATGAGATCTTCGACTTCCCCTCTTGAGCCACCAGGACTGCTGGGCTCAGAGCTTCCTGCCCGGGTGCCCCAGGGCCCCCTTGCCCGCTCCTTCTCTTGGCACCACCACAGCCTGCCCCAGCCTCACTAACTCTCCGCCATCCGTCCCTCACTGGAGCAACGTCGAGTGGCAGTTCTCCCTGGATGCCGACTGATTGCAGCGGCCGGGGAGGGTCCGTGCGCCTGGCACGTTTCCGGCAGCAAAAGGGACGTTGCCCGTGAAGAAGGGGCTTGTGACACAACCGTGCAGCGGCCGCACACCCATGAGGTCCACCCACATCTCAACATGCCTCTTCCCTTGCTGTTGAACGCTGGTGGGTCCAGCACTTGCCACACCCCCTCCCTGTACAGGTAGCAGAGCCCCCCCAGTTCAGTTCACGTGGGTAGACCCCAAATGCTCAAGTGTTCTTTGGCAGGATCGCCCCAAACCCCACACTGTTGGTTCTGATTCAGTGCTCAATAGTGCCCCGAAACTACCCAAACAGCTAAATGGTACCATATATAGgttgggtgacacctgacttggcaacactacatgcaaaagggatctgggagtcttagtggaccacaagctgagcatgagtcagcagtgtgatgtggcggccaagacaGCCAATGTGATTATGGGCtctatcaataggagtatactgTCTAGATCCAGGGATGTAAATGTACCTCtctcttctgcattggttagacatcACCTGGAAttttatgtccagttctggtcaccacaattctagaaggatattgaccagctggaatgagtccagaggagggcaaccaaaatcgtcaaaggtctggaatccgtgccctatgaggagaggcttagggggatggggatgtttagtttggtaaagagaaaGTTAAgtgatgatagccatgtttatatatttga encodes:
- the LOC125433317 gene encoding E3 ubiquitin-protein ligase RNF182-like; its protein translation is MSLSRSKLGGSPPPRVFTSQETECKICYEPFDSRARRPKLLSCQHRMCARCLHKMADVGRSPGSLCCPFCRQETLLPDREVGRLEDDGRVLALLSSWEGARRPGCPPLSPEVLLCPGILEPFGEGKSSSSDCLVITLLEVPEDLAVPEGVGLLDVMRLYRPPSLASLPCHVPLAVCQACSPCPALPRFLMGVLCLVYFSSLPLGIYLLLVERLSLGIVLVSLVPATLILCIFYSLCQCLRHEIFDFPS